In Suncus etruscus isolate mSunEtr1 chromosome 2, mSunEtr1.pri.cur, whole genome shotgun sequence, the genomic stretch CTGCTCAAGGGGATGTATCTTATTTGGGGTCCTGAGGCCTGGGGGCTGGAAAGGATAAGAAAAGTTGAAGTAGTTGGGCAGAGACCTCAGCCCAGGGACTGACCTGGACAACACGTTCGTGAGATCCAGGTTATGCAAAACAGTCTTGGGGGTGAGTGTGGGTAAGATAGGAACTAGGATCTGCCATACCCAAGGTGAGCTGGGGGCCTTTGTCACTGAGTCCTGAGCTATTTGACTGAGAGTTCCAGGGCCTGTGGCTGGGGAGGAGGCAATACTGGCTTGGAAGCACACAGGCCCATCACCAGGAGAGGCACCTGCAACTGAGATTGTAAGCTTACTAGCTACATGTGGCTCAAGGCTCTCTGCTGTTGCTTGTTGGGCCACTTCTCCTACGTGCCAACTATAATAAAGAGTTTGGCTGTTGTACTAATGGATAAAGTGGTTCACTGACAAAGTACCTGACTTGCAAGTGTGGGGGCATGAGTTTGAGTTCCTTCCAGTGCCAGCCACATGACCATGTGCAACTCCAGCTCCGTCATCTGGGCCTCCAATGCTTAGACTGCAATGGCTGGGACATGCCTGGGCATATACTACCAGCACCACCAGTGAACATGTGTTCCAGGGGTATCACAGGCAAGGCTCAGAGTAACTGGAAGGGGTGGAGAGCATGCTTGAAGATACCGAGTTTGCTCCTTGTATGTCCCCAGTGATGTGATCCTGGGACCCTCCAGCACAGTGGATCCCAAGCATCACTTCTTTGCAGCCCTGAGCTGCAAAGTATTGAGTATTGAGCCATGAGTCCCACAAATCAGCTGAGTGTTGCTGGAGAGAGCTCCTGCCCCTGCCTTCCACACACAAAATAAGATATTTGAGCACTGTGGTCAGGAGTGTGACCCCCTACTGAACATGTACATAGGAGGGTGTGCGAGTTGCAACTACACGGCAATAAGCAGTAAGAACTGGGGAGTGGTGGGGAGTGGAGTTAGCAGCAGAAGGCCTAGCTTTCCAAAAGCTTTCTAGATAGCATAATCCTGGGTGTACAGTAGACATTGATCTGTGGACTAAATTGCCCTGGGCTCAGGGAGCTAGTCCTCCTGTGGTTAGGATTCAAGTTTCATTTTCTCACCTCTGCCTTAGCCTGTAAGGCCACTGCAGCTGGCTCTTCCTTCCTTGTCCCCTTGGCCACTCCTGCTGGCTCCTGTGACTTCTCTGTGATGAAATCTTTGCTTGTTTTCAGGCTCTGAAGGACTCGGGGTTCCCCTGAAATACTAGGCACCTCCCACTCTTGCCAGATTCCTCCCACTGTGTCTCCTATGGTCCCTCTGGGACTTGAAGCCAGCAGCCTCTCGATACCAGCCTTCTCTGCCTTTGTCCCACCCTCTGTGCCAGGCAGAACCCCTGTGCTCCCAACCTCTGCTACTGTGGTGCATGTCAGAGCCCCCAGGACCCCCATATCCTGTTTCTCATTGCTAGGCATTGAGTTTTCCAAGCAGATTCCCCTTTTGGGAGATCCCGAGTCTCGTTGAAGTCGTTCCCCATCTGCTTCCTTCAGGTGCGATGTTGGGGTGAAGCTCTTGGAATCTTTGCTCTTCTTTCCCGAAGAGGGGTCTTGagacatgagatgctgggagctGGAGAATGCAGCCAAGAGGTCTTCACTGGGGGTTTCCTGCAGATAGTCGGTCTGATTGGTCTGTGACTCTGCTGGCTGGATGCTTTCAGAACTCCCACATAAAACGGAAGGCTGTAGAGAAGCCCCAGAGTCATCAGCCCTCTGAGCACTGGCTGGTGTGGGCATGGGGAAAGGGACACAACATATTTGCTAATTGTGGGTGTTCTTAGATCTTCCCACCTACATTCATGTGACTCCAGATTTGAGTTTTGCTCTGGGGAGGAAGCATCAGGCTTCTCTGGATCTTTCCTATCCCTCAACCCTCTCTTTTTTGCTCTTGAGTCCAtacatttctcccatattctccCTACCTCTCTCTTCTCATCCTGGGCCTTGAACTTGACTCCTTCATGGTTGGGTTTTCTCATCTGCAAAAAGGGGTGATAATACTTGTCTTGTAGGATCATGGTGGAAGGGGACATAGAACAACAGGTAGTGATAGTGTGAAGGCCTCCACTCTCTCATTTAGTGGCCTTCTCTGGACCTGTGCCCATCCCTCTGCATGTCTGTGTCACTACATTTAAGAGAGGGTGTGGGTGTGGTGATGTCTTCCATCATGGGCTCTTTCTAGTCCTGGAGCTGCTCAAGGACCAAGTCATCACACTCTGTTTCTGGAGTCTGGAAACTAGTGCCAGCTAAGTTGACAATGAACTTCAGCTTGCTGAGCAGACTCCTACAAGCCTGGCTCTGAGCTGGCCATGGTCTGTCTCGTTGTACAATGCACCCTCGTGATCCCTCTACAAGGCAGGACAAGCCTCTCAGACCAGGACCATGGTGACAGTGGGAGGAACTTTTCACCATGATCCATGGATACAGTGGGGATTGGACAATATGTGACTCTCTCCTGAAATGTGCCTGAGATGTCTTCATACTGTTGGAAGCTGTGGTCTGACAGGCTTCTGCACCTGTTCAGCCACCTTCTCAGTCCCTCTCCCTCCCTGGTTCCCAATAGCTTTTCCAGAGAGCATTAGTGGTGTCTGCTTTCTTCCCCATGACCTTAATCTCTATAGCTGTTATCTGTTGGATTACTACTATTGAGTTACTACTCAATTTGGGAATTTCAACAGGGCTAGAAAACAGGCAACTCAGAGTAAATCTGGGCAGAAGCACCTCCTTTGGAGACTCTTTGGTCCTTCTGGGTCTTCTTCCTGGGTTGTGACTTGAGTAGTAAGACCTGAAATTGAAGGGGTATCTGGGACTCTCTCCAGAGTGTTCTGAGTCCTCAGATATAAGCCATCTCATCATTCATCATCTCATCATTCACCCAGTTACTCTTTCCCATCTTAATCCAAGCATCCCTTTATAGAGTAATCCATTCATccaattcatccatccatccatccattcatgcaTATATCTATCATTCATCCAATTATCCATGcattcacccatccattcatctatccataaATGTATCCACCCAACCATCTATCCCTCCAACACCACATATCCATTCCTTTTTCTAACCATTCAATTGTTCAGAGAAAATGGGCACACTTATTCAGTATTATGGGACATCTTGAAATTAATGTTGGGAAGACAAAAGGTGGGGAATGACCACCACCCTTGGTGatggtgggggagagggaggggcaaAATTGATGAGCCTGAGAGCCTGAGCTGCTAGGTGTGTGTGGTAGGGATGGCAGCATAATTTGGGGAATGTGGTTCCAATGGAACCAATGGAATAGCTCCAACACCTCACCCCAACATATCTACATCACTGTATCCCAACACCTAACCATCTCTAACACTATCTCTAAATATCCAATACCTCACCCCAACAAAGTACACATACAACACAGCACCTCAATATTGCATGCACTCCAACACTCTACACACACTATACCCCAATGCATTATCTACAACATTGTCTCTAAACCACTGCATCCAACACCTCACCCCAACACTGTAAATAAAATACTGAGTTTATAACAGTCACCCCAACAATGTACACACAACACTGCATCAATAACACTCACCTCAATGTTATACACATAACACTGCACCCCAGCACTATCCACCCAACACTGTATATGCATCACTACATACACCCCAACACTACAGTTACAACACTGTACTCACGCACTCTGAGAACATGGGCCAAGCCTCATCCAGGTCTGCCCGCTGCAGGTCCAAGTTGAAAGTCACCGCATTGAGAGCATAGAGCGAATCCAGGAGGTCTTCTTGGagtttgggacacagcaaagggcTCCGGGGGCCATACCATTCTCTGCATCAACAGTGACTCTTGGTTCCCAGGCAGGCCTCCGAGCTCCAATCTTTCCTCTGCCTTTTCTGCCTGGCCCTTTCCTTCCTGGCTCTTGGATCTTGAGTGCCCCACCCCCTAGGGGGAGGAGATAGTAGCATGGGATCCTGCATCTGCTTTACCTGGTGAACTTGGAGTCCAGGAGACAGAGCTGCAGAGACTCTGCCAGCTGTCCATGGACCAGGCAGAAGCGGATGAAGGCACGGCCCTTCCCTAGTGGGGTCTGCAGCTGCAGAGGAAAAGGGAGTGGGAAAGGGGCGGAGAGACCTAAGAGAGTCAGAACTCTGCCAACACAAGGGAGATGACAGACACAGGACTATCCTGCAGAGACTGTTCTTAGCTAGTGCACTGGATACCTTGTTCTGGGAGTGGACGAAGCAGACGGATTCTGTGTCTCCCCGCTGCTGACTCAGCGCCATGCAGAAGAAATCCCAGTACCCTCTCGGAGCTCTCAGGATGCGTTTCTGCTCTTTCTGCTCAAACTGGGAGCAAGAGGGAAGGGCAGCTCTCCCTAGGGTCCACCTGGCCTTCCAGCAGGCCAGGTGAACAAAGATTTGTACATGCACACTTggcctcattcctggctctgcccttcctGGCATGTGACCAGAATGTGCTGATGAAGCTCTGAATTACCAAtgcctccttcatttcttctggAAACCCTTATCCTATGTGCTGGACCCCCTAAACCCTTAGGATACAGCAATGACCACACTAAACTCAGGGGATCTTGCTCGAGGGGAGACACGGGGAACAGTCAAGTAAAGTGCTAGATGGTTGCGTTGTGCAGAATGCTCAGGAGAAGAAATGAGGGGAAAAGAGGGGCAAGAAAGTgtgagtgagagtgtgtgtgtgtgtgtgtgtgtgtgtgtgtgtgtgtgtgtgtgtgtgtgtgtgctgggtcATCTCTGTTAAAAATTGagatttcggggccagagagatgatttgatgggctggagcacatttgttgcatgcaggaggtccaagTTTGATACCTGGAGCTGCATTATCTCCTGGGGATGATCAAGAGTGTCTGCTGAACACTGAACACTGAACTGAGAGTAGTCCCTGAGgagatgtgacaaaaaaaaattgagatttgggatgccagagaaataCCAAAGAGGGATGATGTCAGTCCAAGgctggaggaaaggagaaaggagtcaTCTAATTGTCTGGAGCCTGAAAGGCAGACACTGTCTTGGGTGTTGGTTTGAATTCAGAAAGTTGGCAGGAAAGGGGCTAATGAGGTGGAGCAAGCAAGATGGCTGGGgactctcttcctccctccctccctccctccctccctccctccctccctccctccctccctccttccctctctctctctctctttctctcacacacacacacacacacacacatgcacacacaacttCATCCATGAGCACCCTCTTGCCACATACACATAACTGAGAAGTGATAAGGAAATGTGGATATGAAGGGCAGGCAGCTCACTCAGCTTTTGGGGGGCATGTGAAGGATTAGCAGAACAGTGGGTGGTGCCATCATCCCAGCCAGCAGCAAAAGACAGCTGggaccggaatgatagcacagcagtagggcatttgccttgcacacagctgacccaggacggacccgtttcatatggtcccccaggccaagagtgattctgagcacatagccaggagtaacctctgagcatcactggatgtggcccaaaaaccacagtCACCCCCACCTTCGTGGCCTTGCTCTGCCCTCTTCTCTGAGCTCTTTGCTCCATGGGCCCACCTGCAGCAGCTGCTCCAGACAGCCACAAAGTCTGTGCAGTTCTGCGCTGGTGTCTGTCACAGGCTGCTGCCCACACCTGTAGCCCTGGACAATGGCTGAGACCACAtctggaggagaggggaggactGGATGTCAACTTGGGAGGGACCCCTAGACCCCATGTTCTTCCCCCCAAGTCCATCCCCTGAAAATATCTCAAGACATACTGACCTTTCAGGTCCCTGGTCAGCTGGACAGGGGTGTCTATCTTTGCCATGAGGATGAAGATGACTGGGAGGTCAGCCCAGGCAAGAGCCCCTGGACACAGAGATTCAGTTGTCTCCTTGAAGCGGCCGCTGTCAGAGTGCAGAAAGGGCCTGCAATATGCCCAGACTCTCTCAGCAAGCTCACAAGGGAATAAAAGCTCCAGCTCTTCAAGGGGAAGGGCAGGGCAGAAGATTCCACCCAGGGATGTGAGTAGTCAGTATTCCTACAATGTAATTTCCTGGCTAGGTGATCAGCACCCACTTCCCCAAGGGGAGCTCTCCTAGGCCAGTCATAAGCCCAGATATGCATGTACCTTCCTCCTTTCCCAGGCTGGTGGAAGACATGTGTCAACGGGAGATGGGAGGGGCAAGACTCATGGCACCCACCCATCCCTGCGGCATTGGACTGGCAGTGCTGGacatgtgtggtgtgtggtgtgtggagCCTGGTTTCCTTTCTGCATCCCTCTCCCAGGAAACCCACAGTCTCCTATATCCCACAAAGAGTGGgttggggtgtggctcaaatagcCCTGAGGGCCATTGAGTGACTTCtttgatgattatttttaaagtaagttttaattaaagcaccatgattttaaaaattcttgctagtttagttttaggcatatatttttcttttctttttcttggggggggggtcatacctagcagtgctcaggaattacttctgatctgcactcaggaattactcctggcaatactcaggggaccatatgagatgctgtcgatcaaacataggttggctgggtgcaaggcaagggccctatccttgcaatactcaggggaccatatgggatgctgtcgatcaaacataggttggctgggtgcaaggcaagggtACTATCCTTCTGACCACAAAGCATATATTATTTCAACActaattccaccatcagtgtgtGTTTCCTACACTATTATTCCCATTCCCATCTCCATCCAGTCCCCCACATTCCCCTACAGCCCCCTGTCTCCCACCTTGGCAGGCACGTTGCCAAGTTCATTGATTGTTACTTAAACCTCACGTTTTCAGTGTTACTGAGTCTCTACTTTGAATGTAGAGCTGTACCACTCGCCCCAAGCCCTGTTCCCCCActacttccctttcttttcttctttttttgccttaatttctttccttctctgtccttctccctaaAACTATTAAACTACTTCTGAGACACAGGAAACAGGATAGGATTCTACTCCTCAGGGTTGACGGCTGGAATCTGGGAGTGGGTGGGTGCCAGTGGAAATGTTGGGGATACTATACAGTAAGGGAGTAGGAAACGAAGGCCAAAGGGTGTGGGGGGCTCGGAAATATCCTTTGGGGAGCTCCAAGTTAGAAGTTAGGTATCTGGGCCTTTACCCCTATAACCAACCAACCCCTTAAGAACTTGGTCCCTTGTTTACCTTCTAGGTCCTCTGTTCTGTTGCCCTCCCTCTGTATAAACTCACGGCTTGGGTGGAGGATCTTTGCAGCCTCTGAGCTTAGCCTATGAAGTCCATAGCCACCAGAtatacttccttctcttcctccggATCACTCCTTTCTCCATTCACCCCCAGATCCAGGCTGCCCCAGTTACTCACCCAGACAGACGGGCCTGCTTGAGACTTGGGGAGTGGGTGGACTTTGCAGCCTGAGCCGTTAGCTTGTGACAGTCACCCAGTGCAGACCTTTGTGGGTTTGCAGCTAGAGGAGTGACTAGCTTTAGCCTGGCTGGAAGGGGAAATCCAGCTCTAAGGGGGAGGAGCAGGAGACCAGCTAAGGGTGTGGTAAAGGCCTGACCAAGTGCACCGGGCTCTATGACTCCTTGAGCTGCCCATCAGCCCCAGGTTGTCTGTCACCACCTACCCACCCAAGGCAATGCAACCCCAAAGAATCTAGGAATGCCAGATGTGGGGTGTTCTAATAGAGGCAGAGTTTCCCCAACCCCAGAAAAGTGGCATCTCTCCCCTGACCATCACACAGGGCGGTTCTACCCCTCTGGGGTAGATTCGGAACTTGGTAGCTGCAAGATTGATGATTGCTTGGTTTCCCGCTCGCTTTCCCCGCCATCCAGCAGTCTTGCCTTTTATCCTATGGCCAGTAGGTGGCAGAGGAGGCCATGAAGGTTGCTCCAAACACTCAGGTCAGGATTATGAGGATGGAGGGAGTGGAGCAGGGGTGCAGGGAGAGAGATGGTCTCTCCACCTGTCTCCCGTCTCTGCACCTTCCAGCGGGTCTCCTACAGGTCTCCATGTGCTAAGAATCCAgggtaaggggctggagcgattgtACAGGggtaggcgcttgccttgcacgttgctaaACCGAGttggattcccaacatcccatatggtccccccaaggccaGAGCCGGGCCAGGAGTGGTCCATGAGAGTAGATCCAGATAGATATAAACTCTGAGAACCACCCTGTGTCATGGTCAAGGGAGAGATGCCACTTTTCTGGGGTTGGGGAAACTCTGCCTCTATTGGCACACCCCACATCTGGCATTCCTAGATTCTTCGGGGTGGCATTGCcttgggtgggtaggtgggtgacAGACAACAGGGGGCTGTCTGGCAGCTGATGGGGACTCAAGGAGTCATAGAGCCATAAGGGACGCAAGCCTGGATGCTCTGTTTGGGGGTCCCAGTCTCTTCCGCGCAGCGGGGACGCCCCAAATCCCATCCGTGCCGCCTGAACCCCTATTATCTCCCCTAATCTGCTTCCACTATCTATCGGGGACCTTCTCATTCCGCAGACAGACCCGGCCAGGCTGCCGCCCCTCCCCTCGCCCAGCGCCCCTGTCCCCGTCCTTTCGCCACTGGCTGCCCGCGGCCCTAGTCGCCGCCCCTCGCCCCGCACCGGGGGCCGCCGAGCAAGCTCCAGGCGGGCGGGTGGGGACAGCTCGGGACCTTGGAGGGTTCGGGCAGGGGGCGGGCGGGCTCTCGGGCGCCCTgtccccgcccccgccccccgATGGGCTGCACGGTGAGCCTAGTGTGCTGCGAGGCGCTGGAGACCCCCGAGAGCCCCCCGGCCCGCGCGCCGGTGCCGGAGGAGGACAGGGAGTTCTGGGGTCCGGTCCGTGTCCAGAACCTGCGGCTCTTGCTCCAGGTAGGGTGGCTGGGGTAaggtgaggggggggggggaagaggacTGTGGGGACACCCCAAAGAGGCTGCGGGCCCAGGCTCAGAGGTCAGGAGAAAAGGGGCTGACCAGAGTACGGTGGAGTTAAGGGACCCTCATCCCTGCATCCCAGGTCATGTGGGAAATGTTGGAAGGGATGCAGAGATGGtgcataggtgtgtgtgtgtgtgtgtgtgtgtgagtgatttgAGTGAAGGGTGTGTAGTATATGATGTGGGGTGTATTGTGTTTGGTTGTGTTATATGTGAGGTGTATATATGTGTGGGGTTATAATGTGTGGTGTGTAGCATGTAGAGTGTGTGGTGTGTAGAATTGTGGGAAATGCATGGGGGTATAGAGTTTGTGGGATAGGTGACTGTGTATGGTGCACCTTGAGGTGTGTACGGGTGGAGAATGGGGGTGTACATGGGGTGTGAGGTGCGGATAGAATGTGGGATATATGTATGGTGTCTAGTGTAAGTTGTATACATAGTGTATGATGTGTGGTGTATATAGTCATGGGGTGTATTGTGgcttgtattgtgtagggtgtttgTGAAGTGGGGGGGCGTATACATGGTGTGTATGTGAGATGTTGCTTGTGGTGTGTAATAGTGTGTTGGGTATATGAGGAGTGTGTGGAGTGTCTGTATGGTGTGTTATGTGTATACTTTTGGCATATGTGGGGTACGTATAGTTTGTGGGGTGTATGTGGggtctgtatgtatgtatagagTGTGAGGTATATAGTGTGTGTGAAGGTATGTGTGACACAGACACTGTGTAGCATATGCATAGTGTCACATATAGAGTGTGTATAAGGTATATATATAGGATGTTGTATGTGCTATGTTTAGTGAGGGTTTATGTGGTGTGTGTACAACATGGAGCACTAGAGTGTATGATGCGTATATGTGGCATGTGGCATATATATGTTGTGCATAGTATGTGGGTGTGTGGTGTGTAGAGTATGTTGTGAATCGTATGTGCATGGCATGTTGTGTGTTGTATGAATACTGTGTGGTGTATATGTGGGGTGTATGGCATTGTTGATGTGTATAGTGTGTGAACTGTCTGTTGTATGTATGGTGCATTGTCTGTTGTGTGGATGGTGTCTGTTGTGTGTAGcatgttatatattgtatgtatgTTTGTTACATGTATAGTGTGTTGTGTGTTGCATGCATACTGTGTTGTATGTATAATGCATTGTGTTGTTGTATGTATACATACCTGTGTAGGTACTTACACATACTCACATGCCCTAGTCATGTGGGTATGCAACCTGGGCCCAGTGGGGTGTGCCTATACTGGCCCCTCAGTGTGCTAAAATAGCAGAAGTCCAAGTGAGTCACCTTTTGGGGGCCAGACTATGGTGTCCCCTCCCTCCCCATGTGATATTAGGGCCTGCACCTGGGTTAAGAGTCAT encodes the following:
- the RUFY4 gene encoding RUN and FYVE domain-containing protein 4 gives rise to the protein MAKIDTPVQLTRDLKDVVSAIVQGYRCGQQPVTDTSAELHRLCGCLEQLLQFEQKEQKRILRAPRGYWDFFCMALSQQRGDTESVCFVHSQNKLQTPLGKGRAFIRFCLVHGQLAESLQLCLLDSKFTREWYGPRSPLLCPKLQEDLLDSLYALNAVTFNLDLQRADLDEAWPMFSESYYSSHNPGRRPRRTKESPKEPSVLCGSSESIQPAESQTNQTDYLQETPSEDLLAAFSSSQHLMSQDPSSGKKSKDSKSFTPTSHLKEADGERLQRDSGSPKRGICLENSMPSNEKQDMGVLGALTCTTVAEVGSTGVLPGTEGGTKAEKAGIERLLASSPRGTIGDTVGGIWQEWEVPSISGEPRVLQSLKTSKDFITEKSQEPAGVAKGTRKEEPAAVALQAKAEPPGLRTPNKIHPLEQLLEEREEQLKVLQEQLQRCQEEKAQLQAQLQREHQEAERRDAVFEEELGRQQDLVRTMKRRVLELIQEKDSLWQKTQQLSSTAPGCCVGCSKIFGRLSRRYPCRLCGSLVCHACSVDYKKQACRCPPCIQKGDTQAH